The following are encoded in a window of Pseudalgibacter alginicilyticus genomic DNA:
- a CDS encoding GAF domain-containing protein, producing MIFETLKQQVETIVNQLEASVDERLLQICKLLESEIDYYNWVGFYFRNGDKEELVLGPYVGEATDHTTIPFGKGICGQVAVSNQNFVVPDVSAQDNYIACSITVKAEIVIPIFVNGENIGQIDIDSNTPNPFTKDDERFLEFVCGKISSMLF from the coding sequence ATGATTTTTGAAACACTTAAGCAGCAAGTAGAAACCATAGTTAATCAATTAGAAGCTTCTGTTGATGAACGATTATTACAAATTTGTAAATTGCTTGAATCGGAAATTGATTATTATAATTGGGTAGGATTTTATTTTAGAAATGGTGATAAAGAAGAACTTGTGTTAGGTCCATATGTTGGAGAAGCAACAGACCATACAACAATTCCATTTGGAAAAGGTATTTGTGGACAAGTTGCAGTAAGTAATCAAAATTTTGTTGTGCCAGACGTGTCAGCTCAAGATAATTATATTGCGTGTAGCATTACTGTAAAAGCTGAAATTGTAATTCCTATTTTTGTAAATGGAGAAAATATAGGTCAGATTGATATTGATTCTAATACTCCAAATCCTTTTACTAAAGATGATGAACGCTTTTTAGAATTTGTTTGTGGGAAAATATCAAGTATGCTTTTTTGA
- the xrtF gene encoding exosortase family protein XrtF, whose product MKALLIKYNSVIKFILTFLIVYFSLSVAYKFYLDFSNGSKYYPDYFTNLVAKQSQILLNEIGYNTQIAPHPNEPSIKLIVNNKYLARVIEGCNGISVIILFIAFIIAFSGKLKTTILYILVGSVLIYIINLIRIVILTLGLYHYPWHKEVLHAVIFPSIIYGMVFLLWMYWVNQCSNLKKKND is encoded by the coding sequence TTGAAAGCACTTTTAATCAAATACAATTCGGTTATAAAATTTATACTTACATTTTTAATCGTATATTTCTCTTTATCCGTAGCTTATAAATTTTATCTGGATTTCTCAAATGGCTCAAAATACTACCCGGATTACTTCACTAATTTAGTCGCTAAACAAAGTCAGATTTTGTTAAATGAAATTGGCTATAACACTCAAATTGCTCCTCACCCTAACGAGCCTTCCATTAAGCTTATTGTAAATAATAAATATTTGGCACGTGTTATTGAAGGCTGTAACGGTATTAGTGTTATTATTTTATTTATCGCCTTTATTATTGCCTTTTCTGGAAAACTAAAAACTACTATTCTATATATTTTAGTTGGTAGTGTTTTAATATATATTATCAATTTAATTCGTATTGTTATTTTAACCCTTGGACTATATCATTACCCTTGGCATAAAGAGGTTTTACACGCTGTAATATTCCCTAGCATTATCTACGGTATGGTGTTTTTACTATGGATGTATTGGGTGAATCAATGTTCTAATTTGAAGAAAAAAAATGACTAA
- a CDS encoding exosortase F system-associated membrane protein, with protein sequence MTKTVRYISIFSLFGLLILIRFFENELFYDPYLVFFQNDYLYIDSPRREILKVTSYTSLRYLLNSLISLEILFLFFQDKSVVQFSTIIYSIAFILLISIYLYFVINPKQEYYYLFFNIRRFLIQPIILILLLPAFYYHKLKN encoded by the coding sequence ATGACTAAAACCGTAAGATATATATCCATTTTTTCACTCTTTGGGTTGTTAATTTTGATTCGATTTTTTGAAAATGAATTATTCTACGACCCGTATTTAGTTTTTTTTCAAAACGACTATTTATATATTGATAGTCCGAGACGCGAAATACTTAAAGTAACAAGTTATACCTCCTTACGTTATTTATTAAATAGCCTCATTTCATTAGAGATTTTATTTTTGTTTTTTCAAGACAAGAGCGTAGTCCAATTTTCTACCATTATTTACTCCATTGCTTTTATATTGCTTATAAGTATTTATTTATATTTTGTAATCAACCCAAAACAAGAATACTATTATTTATTTTTTAACATTCGTCGGTTTTTAATTCAACCTATAATATTAATCCTATTACTACCAGCCTTTTACTACCACAAACTAAAAAATTAA
- a CDS encoding HYC_CC_PP family protein translates to MQKHYSHKIFSIALSFLVLASTVSFTIEKHFCGDVLVDISVFTEAEKCAMEAMEILNKKTCCKDEIDVIQGQNELKFSNFEDLDFHQQEFLAAFTYSYLNLFEGTSKQSNPHKNYSPPNLITDIQVLDQVFII, encoded by the coding sequence GTGCAAAAACACTATTCACATAAAATTTTTTCCATAGCACTATCTTTTTTAGTGTTAGCATCAACAGTATCTTTTACTATTGAAAAGCATTTTTGTGGTGATGTTTTGGTAGACATTTCAGTTTTTACTGAAGCTGAAAAATGTGCCATGGAGGCTATGGAAATTTTAAACAAAAAAACATGTTGCAAAGATGAAATAGACGTCATTCAGGGTCAAAATGAATTAAAATTTTCAAATTTTGAAGATTTAGATTTTCATCAGCAAGAATTTTTAGCTGCTTTCACATATTCCTATCTAAACCTTTTTGAAGGCACATCCAAACAATCTAATCCTCACAAAAACTATTCTCCGCCTAATTTAATTACTGACATTCAGGTTTTAGATCAAGTTTTCATTATTTGA